GATTTTGCGGCATTCACATAAcacaatattaagaaaatcgCTCAAAgaacaataaagaaattatttcacaataaaaataccaGATAAGCAAAGCTTTTTACgtaacttcaaaaatataaatactcgCAATAATCTAAGAAATTTAGAGTCGCATAAGGTTTTTTCTGAGCTTTGAGTATTTGTTcagttttatatgttttcttcattaaaaaaagtttgtgcAACTTTTTgcataattgaaaaaattgttttaagaataaattaatatatagatattgatACTAAACATGTGAATTTATGATCAGATCTACTATTAGCGGCGTTATATTATTGcgtcataattattttagttttgtaaatttagtcataatatttttttaaattcataaaatggTAATTCTATCAGCTTAAGAattattagattaaatttattggaatTCATAGTATTATGATTTAGTTAgtcgatttaaattattaattcataaaaactaaaatttaagaGTAATTGTAACTCAAGAAGCAATGGATCAATTTATAGACGTCTACCACGACGACCTGCTTTTCTACGTGTAGAATCAGTAGGTATGGGTGTAGCATCCTCAATTCTTCCTATTTTCAAGCCTGCACGAGCTAAAGCACGGAGAGCTGCTTGAGCACCTGGTCCTGGGGTTTTAGATTTGGTGCCACCACTTGCTCGAAGCTTAACGTGAACAGCAGTAATACCAAGTTCTTGGCATCTTTTAACAACATCTTGAGCAGCCATCATAGCGGCATACGGAGATGATTCATCTCTATCGGCTTTTACCTTCATACCCCCAGTAACTCGTACTATAGTTTCTCTTCCAGATAAATCTGTCACGTGAATAAAGGTGTCATTAAATGTTGCGTATATATGTGCAActccaaaaacattttcgccaTCAACAGCCTTTGGCCCTAGATTTACAACTTCTGCTggttgtttagtttttttaggAGCCATagcgtattatattattgttttcgGTAATCCTTTCAATACAGGATCAATACAGAATTCCAGATGTCCCATTAATAACAattgtaaacatattaaaatagtaataagtTTAACACAACTATGATATATTGacattatagtaaaatttttaataaatgattattgttAAGTTGTAActttatcacatttttttacattgtatggtttttatacattttatagttatagcTGTATTTGATGTGTGAATGCGTAACGAttatatgtcaaaaatataaaccaacCACAAATGTATAATGCAGACGATATGTGGCtgaaatatgattaaaaaatattgatatgatTGATACAGCTCAGTTAGGACAATTAAAAAGCTATCCATCTGCGTTAAACTTATTACCATATGTTTATCCTAAACCATCAACAATTGACCAGTTTCAAAATGGCTTCATTATTCCAACAAGGAGTCCCAAATACACAATAATTGAACCTCTTATAGAGAGTAAAATTCCAGTTGAATCAGctttatttaagaacaaaaataatgatattaaagatttaatattgtcaAAAAAGTCTGATTTAAATCAAAGTGACAAAGTATTGATGTTACCAAACGGTGAAATGATTTCTCAAACCAATGTACTAGTTCAAATTGAATCGGAAAAAGACCCAAACTATAGAGCGTTTATGTCCTTATCAGATTtacttaaaagatattatgCTTTAGATAgagtttacaaatatttaaaaatagagaaCGAATCCCTCATAAATCAGGTAATGAACGTATAATattgcaaatattatataaacttataatattattaataataattaattaaatcttattaatatttttttcagattcAAGAAATAGCTTTACAACACGATTCCAATAATTTGACTAATAATGACACTTATAGCAACAAATTTGATTTAACTCCCAACGAGCAAACTATCAAAAATCCAGTTCCAAGCTCGGCAGTTAAAACGATTGCACTAATAGAAACGCCTAAATCGGCGAATTtctgttttgaaaataaagagTCCACAGCTGAAAGTAAACAGCATGAAAGAACTCCATCAGACCCACaatcttataaaaactattttctgaGAAACTCCGATATTGgtgatttaaaagaaatagtaaATGGATCTAGGAATTATGTTACAGCCAAAGATTTGGCTACATTACTCAAATTAAAAGACCAACTTTTACCAAGTTTATATCAGCCGTACAAttacaatagaaaaattaaaacgtttaagaaacttattgtaaaaaaatcattgaaacCAATGGCTAGTAATAGTTCTCCTTCTTATTTGAAACCAACTGCGTCATCTTTAAAAATGGCTAGAAAaacaactaataataaattgactaGTGTATAATACACAAGCACACTGcgcaaacaattttttttttaattcatgcattgttaaaacaagttaaaaaacataaacttCAATCATGTTGCAATAGCAAGTTGTAAAATATacgtagttaaaaaaatatataaattgaaaagtgACAGGTACACTACTAATAATAgctgaaataatcaaattttttttcaaaccatTTCCATGCAAGTAAGGTcaaaaaaggttttgtttatttaactagTTCTTCGTTCTTTGATTTTTGATGAGTAGATCCGAAAGCAAGTTGAAAAGTGAATCGCGCAAGGTGAATTCTTCATTAGAAAGACAGCGCAAATCGAGAAAAACTCGTTGGGGACAAGTAAATGttatgttacatatattttgtcatattaGTCTGCTTGTGTTTCTGgttttgaaacaaaagttGATGCTTCAAAAAGTGTATCTGAACAGAATGATGCCCCAAAAGTTAAAGAAATTCAAAAGGAAAATGAACCGATAAAAGACAACAATGTTTCAATGTCATCTGAAGCAGCAAAAGCTGCTATTGAAAAAGCCAAACAAGCTCTTGCATTGCAAAAACAAGTCCAAGagcaaatgaaaaatttaaaggcTGCAGCAGCTAGCCGTGCATCCAGTCAAAGTAATCCTGTCGCTGCAGTAGTCCGTTTACTTCCTTCTGCCAAACCCTTAAGGTTTGATCGGTTAGGACGGGAAATTGATGCAGAAGGAAAAGTTTTAGATGTTAAACCTATTGCTCGATCCACtcttaaagttaatataaataaggaacgtgaaagaaaattgaaacaagtatgatattattactaataaaattgatacaataaaaatatatatatatatatatatatatatgtattaatctTATTGCTTTTGTTAGGCTACAGTTAATACACGTATAGATAGAACTCTTACAAACCctgctttaaataaatggtTTGATTCTAGTCTTCCCGCCAATTCTAAggtaaatagttttgttaaaattaaatatcgtaTTAGTTACGCAGAAAAGGGCTATCTTTTGTTGAAAAAGGCTATTATGCTGACAAGGAAAAAATGCTTCAAACAAGAGAATTAACCAAGACTTTaggttataaattacttacgCCTGAATCTAAAAAAGAGCAAAAGTTAAGGGACGCCGCTACACAgctaatttttgataaaataaagtcgCTGCATAGTGACAATGGTGAACAAGTTGATGAAGCTGATGTGATAATGGATGACAGTATAAATCCTAATCACATGGCTTTGGGTGAAAAAGCTCCCAAGCAACTCGAAGAGGAAGAACAAAAATTAGAAGACAGATCCACATATAGACAGGAAGCTCTTCATTCATTACAGCGCAGGCAAGTTGGTATAATACCCGATGTTGAATGGTGGGACCAgcctttgttaaaaaaaatttctgaCGACGAAGAAAATGTAAACCAAGATTTCCCGTATATCATAAATgaagtaactttttttatcaattatgtaattttcagtcaattataaatgattatgttGAGCATCCTGTTCCAATTGAGCCAGTAGTTGATTTAGCTAAACCTGTTCCGCCAACACTTTATTTAACAGCTAAAGAGCAAGAAAAATTAAGAAGACGAAAACGTCAAGAAAAGGAACGTGATAAACGTGATAAAATACGAATGGGACTTATACCGCCTCCACCACCTACTGTTAGACTATCTAATCTTGCCCGTGTCCTTGGTAAAGAAGCCGCAGCTGAGCCTTCACGCATTGAGAAAGAGGTTTTAAAGCAAGTcgaaaaacgaaaaaaagaCCATGAAGAACGGAACAAGGCGAGAAAACTTGATGCAGAAGCTAAgcgaaaaaatacaataaacaaatggACTAAGATGCCCCATGAATCTGATGTACCAGCTGGTGGAGCTGAAGTCCGTCTTTTTGCAGTTTCCTCTCTAACCAGTAGCGCTCATCTGTTTAAAGTGGATAAAAATGCTCAACAATACCACGTTACAGGAGCTTGTATACTTTGCCCACAAATTGGAAATATGATAGTTGTTGaaggtaattttataactgaatGGGTGTAATAGCTTTTATGGATGTCACTGATATATAAacggttttgttatttttttaggaaGTTCTAAagcgttaaaaaaatacacaaatttaCTACTCCGACGTATAAAATGGCATATTACAACTGATGGAACTTCAGCGAAACCTTTTGAAGATGTTGTAAGTATTCAATTGTATTGAATGTGTTTTTTGATAGATTAATGATCCACAAGCAAATTTGGAAGATAACTCAGCTTACTGCCGGCTGCTTTGGCAAGTAGGAAATAACTTACCggtcattaatatattagggTGTAGTAAAAACAAGATCGTTCAAACAATGGAAAATTTACCCGTGTAAGTCTGAATCAGAAATCAAAAAAGTATTGATTGATCGGAATTCAGTAAGAACtcttaattaattctataaattttagGATTTTTATTGGGATATGTTTCAAAAACTACACATTTTTGAAAAGCACAGTCTTTAGATATTGGCCAATACACAAGGtcgaaataaatagaaatgtagCGAAGTGCTTGATCTTATATTGTTGCAaatgttaaagaaattttgcATAAGCTTGCGAGAAGACCGCTGAGagtgttaaaaaataaccatTAATCACCTTATCTGTAACTTGGAAGATACTCCgtctaacattaaatattgatactgACTAACTGTCtgttatgtataatgtatatgtgCAATAAAGATCACCTTTAAATATTCTAGACACAAGGCTTCAGCCATGTCATTTCTTCGCAGTAAAGTTTTCATTACAGAAACGATGTCATTTGGGGAATAACCGTTAGTCAAAAGCTCACATGTTGTGTCAAAGGCATGTCTCCATTTAGATTCCATACAActgttaataataactttgacTATTTCTGGAGGCGGAATATCACAAACCTTACATAAGTGGTCAT
This portion of the Danaus plexippus unplaced genomic scaffold, MEX_DaPlex mxdp_56, whole genome shotgun sequence genome encodes:
- the LOC133320759 gene encoding uncharacterized protein LOC133320759, whose product is MAPKKTKQPAEVVNLGPKAVDGENVFGVAHIYATFNDTFIHVTDLSGRETIVRVTGGMKVKADRDESSPYAAMMAAQDVVKRCQELGITAVHVKLRASGGTKSKTPGPGAQAALRALARAGLKIGRIEDATPIPTDSTRRKAGRRGRRL